ATATGAGTATGCTTTTTTATCCTatcttatttgttttttatataatggagggagtaggatgCAGCCTTTCTTCAAGAAAATTCAAaagcacattaattaatttatatacaCACGGTAACAATTCTCACTCTCAAagttcatatttatatatagagagatgcTGAAACGCATGTCATGCAAGCGACGCATGTCACAAATAACACCTCCACACACGCAACACCACACTCTTCTACAAAATCGTATTTACTCACgtacgaagacgacgacgacggcgagcttgTAGCCACAGTgccacatcgatcgatcgccggaaTTAATTAATCCAGATGATCTCTCTCCTTCCTAACTAAACTCATGGCatcacctcgccgtcgtcggcggcggcggagtgcaTGGTGGCGAGGGCCATCTTCTTGAGCTTGGCGACGATCATGATGACGAGCTTGCTGTTGAGCCGGCTGACGAAGCACCGGGGCAGCCACCCGGCGGCGGGGTCGAGCTGCACGACGTAGGTGACGACGCAGCAGGGcgggccgtcgccgccgtcgccggcgtcgagcttCTCGACGACCCAGCCGGACTGGAGCAGCAGGccggcgccgcgggcgccggaggaggagccgggGGGCAGGAGGCCCGCGGCGATCTCCTTGGGCAGCGACGCCACGGCGACCACCAGCGTGCCGTCGTCCATGGTCTGGCGGCGCtcgtagacgacgacgtcgcggcggcggaagaggccGGCGGTGCGCTTGGAGGCGTCGGCGCCGAGCTTGAGGTGGACGATGCTCAGGTCGTCGCCCAGCTCCCTGATGTACCGGGCGTCCACCAGGTCCGACTCCCACTGCTGcaatattattgttttatttgtttatttaattaagcagtattaataaatatatatggatatgtaaaaattaattaattaaatagataCCAGTacatctgttttatattataagctGTTTTGACTGTTTTGttagttaaatttatttaagtttgattaagtttattaaaatatatatagtaacattttcaacacgaaatgaacatattattaaaatatattcaacatatatttaataaaactagcttactgttttagatgttgctaaaggTTTTCTTTTATGAATTTTAAAGAAATGTTGacttaaaaagtcaaaacgacttatactATACAACAGAAGGAGTAATTGCAGTGTAATTCAATTGGATTATTGGACCCTCTTCAAGAGTATAACTATGCACCGAATATCAATTTATTTTCTACcttttttatattatgagacattttaatttttctaagttAAACTTTCATGAGTTTTACCGTGTTTATCCAAAATTGTACCACATCTataacattaaattagttttattaaatataaaattaatatatttttacactatatttgttttatatttaaaattttattatatttttctataactctaattaaagttaaaaaagtttgatttagAAAAAATTTTTTAAGTGTCTTGTAATTTGAAACGTAGAAAGTACAACTATAATTTCTTTATTTACTAATTAACTAGTGAAATTATACTtgaaaattactatattttattaaatatagtgttaatatatttttatactatatttgttttatatttaaaattttattatatttttctatacctttaattaaagttaaaaaagtttgagttagaaaaaaattttaagtgtCTTGTAATTTGAAACGTAGAAAGTACAACTATAATTTCTTTATTTACTAATTAACTAGTGAAATTATACTTGAAAATTATTACGGTCAATGTTCAGATTAAAGCGGTCAATTCACACCTAATAAAGTGGTTATATGAGGGATGTGCTAGTCAAAAGATAAAGATGTTTGGAAGAGGACCATTGCTGCATGCAAAGATCTTAATTTTAGCCATTGGACTATCTGGCCTAGTAATTTTGGGCCCATAAATGGCCCATTTCACTAATTAATTCGCCAAGTACAATTAATTAGCTGCCGACCAGGCGAGAGCCATTCTAATTAATTAAGGTCACAAATTGTCTGATCGGGACCGATTTAATTCAGAATggtattaattaatttcctGCTTAATTCAAATTAAGCTTGCCGATCAATACTCCAGATAGCTGGTTACGTACAAAGAAGTTTTcgattttctattttttcctaCTATTCCCCTGTTTTAAACCTTATCTTATTTTTCACTTGAACTTGCGTAGTTTTTACCACTGTTTTGCACTAtctaatttttagaaatttaatTGGTGTCCAGCTCGACGGAGATGACtactaaaagaaaacaaaattggtAATTTCACACATGCACATCGTCTTTTTCGTTTTGAATTAAAACAGGAAATTGCTGACAACAATCTGACAGGCTGCGTGCCTTTAATTAGCCGTTAAGACAATCATGTTCACGTTAATTAAGGTTTTGGCATGTGGGTACACGTGCCCTCACATGGCACCGTGTGCCCCTGCCTGACACTACTGCCAGCCCACGAGTTTAGAGCGTAATTAAATCAGCATACATGCGTGCATGCATCATCTAATTAATTGGAGTAATTGATTAATTACCACCTCTCTCTGATTATGATACCCACATGGCTCTAATtaatctctttctctctcgatCTGTCtaatttttccccttttttttgctGATCTCGAAGTGCCAAATGATTTGGCCTGTACTTGTGGGCTCGTAGATTCATGCATATGCCTGCCTCGTCTCACACATGTTACTGcagtagtttcttttttttttctgtctttaGTAGATTAATGTAGGTTGCTTCGttgttttacatttttaaatttgtcttttaaatATTACAATTTCTTTTAAAGTTTTTCTTCTCCATATTTGCTCTACCAAAATGCTACTCTCTCCCAATTAATATCAAGTGTAGTTCAAGGGCAATAAGATTATTTTACTTTTAACTCTAGAGCACAAGTAAAGAAACAACTCATATTCAAAGTAAAAGAGAGTATTTTCTCAATTAATTAGCTTTGTTCACAGAAATAGCTAGAGACGGAGCCAGCTCCTGAGCTAGCCGTTGTTATTATTAACGACACGAAAAATGCTCATAAAAATTAACCAAAAGTCTAAAAAATATTCTTCGTCCTCAGGCTTCACGACATCGCTGGCTCTATAATGCAATATTTTAGTAAAGGCtgtcgtttttctttttttattccaaTGGCAGTAATAATAATTTCTTGGGAACAATTTTCTGGATGTGTCAGGTACGTGTCAATCTGACGATGCGACATGCATGGCCGGGGGAGCAGCATGGCGACAAGTTGGCATCAGAATTTTGTTGCAGCGTGCATGAGGAGAGGTGTAGTGGGGCTAGCTAGGTAGTAGTAGGGACTTTGGCTACTGTTAcattagtatttctatacagTGTGTACAGTAGAAAACAGAGACTTCTCTGCAGCACAATACCCctccattaattaattttgttagcTTTGGCTTTTGTTAATCAATAATGTGGTCTTTGAGCTTTTGTAGTTGGTAAGCCTAAAATTTTCCAAGCCACATGTTTTGTAGACTCTGATCTAGAGAGCTAAAAAAAGTAGTCATATCAGTTATTTTGGTTTATTGGTGCAAGAATAAcacaaaaaatttaagaaaGAATTTGCAAAAGAATTCGTAGATTCTTCATTTCGCCTACAACCGTCTATACCTAacttataagtaaaacttttatatttcaaCTATACGatgaaaaaacatcaaaatcaaatcaacTCTTAAATtaggttttaaaatttaaattttactgTACGATTAGGGTTAGGCATTTTAGTTATAGGTATGCTAATACTTATTGCATCATGTTATATTGAATAAAGCTGGAAAAACAAATGTACAAGGGCTAGGTTTCTAATTaagtaccaaaaaaaaaaagacacactTTACCTATCACTGATACCTGGACTGTTAATTACTGCATGCTCGTACAATTGGTAAATTCCTTTGCATTCATGGTATCGTACAATAGGTCGTTCAAAATGGTACAAATTGGTAGATTTGTACCATGCACAAAAAAAGGGTACGTTTAATTTGAAGGCCTTTAAGAATCACGGGCGTAACAAAGATACTAGCTACGACGACAGGTACGGTGGGTTGGGCTGGCGGTCGGATCACGAGACAACAACGCATTAACTTTACTCATCAATGGTAACACGTTTTACTAATCTACTGTCACCGCTACCCATTTATACCCATTTATTACGTAGGTCCTGTTTAGttcttaaaataaaaactttcaCACTATCACataatgtttggacacatgtatagaatattaaatgtaggcaaaaaataaaactaattacacggattgcgtgtaaattatgagatgaattttttaagcctaattacgtcatgatttgacaatgtggcgctacagtaaacatttgctaatgataaattaattaggcttaataaatttgtctagCAGTTccctggcggaatctgtaatttgttttgttattatactacatttaatacttcaaatgtgtatccgtatatccgatatgacaacCAAACGTAAAAATTTTTCCAAACTAAACTATGCCATAGTACTATAAAAAAATGCTGTGCATTTTCACACCATATGTACGTAATGTGTGTACTCTCACAGTCACGGTAGTACGGTATAGGGGTAGTACGTTGTTGTTGGTTGCtttttaatcaattaattagttaGTGAAATTGCATCAATATTAATTCGACAATTTGATCAGTTGTAGGTACTAGCAATTATTTGTCGTTGGAGATTGATGAGAAAGGACGGATAACTTGGGTATTGAGAGCTACTGCTCGAGAGAAAGTGTTTTAGTTTTCAGTACAAATTAATTCGTTGAAAAGGAAGGATATATTTCAAACCTTATTAAAAGGTCTTAATTAGTTGTTCACTTTAAtctaaagcaaaaaaaatcctTTGCAAAAAAACACCTTTTATTAATCTCTCTTTAGTGAAACCTCTTGAATTAAGTTTTCTTCCTTTATTGATGATTACTTAACCAAAAAACGTTTTAGTTTCCCAGGCTTTAGTTAATGATCCATTAAATAAAAGCAGTAAAAGTAATTGAGATTGTGTTCTTTTCCACGCTTTTCTAACTTGCAGTCTCTTGCTTTTCATGTACACACACGATTTTAACAAACCGCTAAACAATATGTTCTTTTAAAATGTCTCATATAGAAAATGtgttaaaaaatcatattaatctttttaaaattttattaactaatatttaattaatcatgcgttaattcGTCCGCTTGGTTTAGCAGTGCCAGGAACACTGCTAATTAAAGTGGCAGGTAccttggcggcgtcgacggcgttgGCGACGGCCATGAACTTCCCCGGCGAGACGGCGTGCAGCAGCCACCGGCTCCGGAAGACGTGCGCCGCCCCGGCCCGCCGCTTCGATATCTCCACGCCGTTGCAATACGCGAGCACCTTCCacccatcgtcgccgccgccgccgccgccgccgccgccggagtccgACGCGGCGAGGAGCTCCTGGATGCAGCTCTCGCTCGCGTAGCTCACGTACCTCTTCAACGAATCCTCACTTATAGACCTgattcaattaattaatttatttgcacacacaaatcaaaataattaaCACATGATCGTCATTAGGCAATTCATTAATCTTCACTGATTTTCTTGCTCATGCATTTCACGGATTAACACGTGAATTTTCTGTCCAAAATAATGTTGATATGTTGATAGGCAACTCATGATAAGACTAGATGGACCTATGGACATATAGGGTGATTAtattaaagaaacaaaaaatggTGAACATATGAATAGATGTTGATAGTTTTGTGTGATGAGAGAGTTTGCATGTATGCATGCCTACCATGATCTGGAGCAGACAGAAGGGGATGATGTTGGAGAGGAGCCACCACCACTGCTcattgcttcttcttcttcttccttcctttcttctGAAAGATATCTCttttggctagctagctagctaggtagcttCTACTACCTCTCTGGTGATGATGATATCTTGATGAGTtgagttgagacttgagagtgaGTGAGAATATGCAAAGGGGGATGGAATTGGGGTAGTAAGATtggccttctctctctctctctctctctgaaatgGAAATGGAGATGTGGAGATGgagatgtgtgtgtgtataaatatataagctGGTGTAGAATTAGTTAGATGTGGAGTAGGTATTttggtttgcctttttttatgtgtgtggacaatggtggagaggagagggaggtttttaagaggagaggagagggaaatgGGGGTGTGGAGCCACACCACATGCAGTCATTGGGGCACATGGAGATGCCAGTGACAGAGAGGTggagcttgcttgcttgcttgcccTCGTGGATATACACCAATGGTATCAAAGATGGGGGGTAATGTGTGTATTGCTACACTTACCCAATGGGGAGGAGATGTTGTGCGCGCACCGACCAAATGCCGTAAAATAATCCAGGTCATCATGTGATTCTTATAGATATATAGGTTTAGAGAAGAGTGTATTTGGAGCTATATGAGGGATCGGTGCCGGTCAATGATAAAAGGTATATATTTCGATGCGAGCGTACGAATATATAATGGCCTGGTTCTTGCTTAATAGTATTGTGTGGTTGTAGCAACATAGAAAATTATCCGATGGTTTGTTCGTAGTTTCTCTTAAGGAAAAACACATAAATCATAAAAGACAACCACAACCCTGCTTAATTAGAGCGCAACACAAGTGAGGGGTTGGTGAACAACAATTATAAATGACCACTAGAATATGTTGTTATGGGAGATGTACTTCTATTTTAAACGAGTATATATGTTAATTGATTTACTTTCCCATATTTACTCCATGTTGCATCTTTTAATCTGCCTAGATAGCCAGATTCATCAACTGGTGTAGGAGAGCAATCTTAATTTGCACACAACTTATCCTTTAATTCATCGGAGAAGAAAACATCTGCACAAATTAAAGTTGTTAATTTGTAAGTTATGTTGTTTTAGTGATTGTATGCTGTAACTCTAGGGCAATTGAAAAAGGAAATGATTCTTTTCCTTTGGAGATCATAAAGAGATGAAGCAAAGGAAGATGCTGGGGGAAGGTTTGTGCACATGGCATGTTTGAGCAGGCATGCATGCACTTGGCTGCAGGGCTACTCTCCAAAGGAAAGAATTGGGCTTTTAAGGGACCAAACTTAATTATAGTTAAGTGAGATAAAAGTGATGAATTAATTATAAAGGGGTTAAAATGATGTCTTTTGGGGGCACTAGCTTGTCCTTCTTTTTGTGGGGTTTATGGCATAATATGCTCTCATTGCACATACATGTGCCAACCAAGCTCCAAAGGAAATAATCATGCCACGTCAGAAGGAATAGGACCATTAAGACCTTTTTGATCTAGAGTTGATtgtaatatttaaattcaagGTACTTAGGGCAGTAGGTGACACATTAGTTGCTTTAGAGGAGAAAAGGTGAACTGGGATATGCTTTGGCAGATAAGGTCTTATAAATGATGCATGTCCTCTAAACCTAGCCATAATCCATGTAGCAATATAATGTGACTTTTGGATGCTGCCTAGCAaatcagaaaagaaaacatgcttatgttaattttttaaaataatactgCATAATTCAATAATATAACCGGTCCTAATGATTTTCATATGTGTGGATATCTAGTTGGAGAACCAACGATGGTATGAAGCTTGAGCAGCAAAGAGCTTTTATTGGCTACCGGTGGGTTTTCATAGCGTATACCAGAAACTAGCCGTGCTGCATATATTGACATTGAGACGTGCGCCCACCCAACTAACCCAATGACTGGTTGTGCCGTTGTGTGAATTATCAATTGGTGCAAATGCTAAAAtcgatattttatttattaatcaaATGTTGATTATCAGACTTATTTTTGAAAATCAGGGGAACACAAGTAATTGGCTATGAAGATCAAACCTAAAAAAAACCTCATGAGTTTCCCACACAAATTACCCTTATCCATGCTGGCTGTCACACAATTCGACACCTAGCCAGGTAGATCTCAGAAAGATTAAATGGCATCATTCAAGCAGCATGTAGGCAAGGCCATTGGTAATATGACCATCATGAATGCCACCCATACCATACAATACTTTTAGTTGGACATACTATATCTACTGGGCCAATATATCACAATATATACATGCTGTGTTGCTGTGCAAAAAGGTTGAAATTTTTGGAATGATgcaaggtaattaattaaggagaTCTTGCTTTTTCAAGTGGCTATAATAAAGGGAAAAATTTAAGATATTGTTGCAGttgcatgctgctgctgctgctggagttAGTCCTTGGTACCTTGGTAGGTCAGGTGATGACTTGGTTTGGAATTACTCTGAACCTGTTCACCTTTGGACTTGAGATGTCTGCTTTGAATGCAGTGCTGCAGAACAAGGCAACGTGGATGTGCTGTTGAGCAGTTCAGACACAAAAGCAAACCAGGACATGTTTGTTCACTGTATTTTGTTTTAATGAAATGTTTATTACTTGGTTATAATTACCAAGCAAAGCCAGTAGCTACCCGCCTCTGTTTTGTGTGATCGGTTTGTGACTTGTGTATATGAGATATTGAGATGCTACACATGTATATGAACATATATTCTCTCTTTTACTTGTCACAACCATTTatattttaactttgaccattattaaCTTTAGACGATCAATGTATGattaatactccttccgtttcatactataagtcgtttaatttttttcataatcaaagttttttttgtttgatcaagtttatagaaaaattagtaacatctacaacaccaaattacttttattaaatttattattattaaatatattttgataataagtttgttttgtattaaaaatattagtatatctTTGTACAAACTTGGCCAAACTCAAAAAAGTTTagctaagaaaaaagtcaaacgacttgtaatataaaacatatggagtatttttttttaaaaaaaggaataatatgatCGGTCAAAGTTAAAATGTAAATAGTATCCGGTGACAAGTATTTGAAATTAGAGTGATGATCGAAATATGAACTAAAT
The nucleotide sequence above comes from Oryza glaberrima chromosome 11, OglaRS2, whole genome shotgun sequence. Encoded proteins:
- the LOC127753760 gene encoding uncharacterized protein LOC127753760 encodes the protein MSSGGGSSPTSSPSVCSRSWSISEDSLKRYVSYASESCIQELLAASDSGGGGGGGGGDDGWKVLAYCNGVEISKRRAGAAHVFRSRWLLHAVSPGKFMAVANAVDAAKQWESDLVDARYIRELGDDLSIVHLKLGADASKRTAGLFRRRDVVVYERRQTMDDGTLVVAVASLPKEIAAGLLPPGSSSGARGAGLLLQSGWVVEKLDAGDGGDGPPCCVVTYVVQLDPAAGWLPRCFVSRLNSKLVIMIVAKLKKMALATMHSAAADDGEVMP